From the genome of Desulfomicrobium apsheronum, one region includes:
- a CDS encoding sensor domain-containing diguanylate cyclase yields MNANLDIHNSKGQTVLVLLVAGCLTLGMIVSSVIMAVTNYHTTLTLARENTRFISSLMAAEIGMVLVDLEGRLREIGTLIQTLSDVRPGEKQHQWDNLIHTIRAREPYAHGVVVTDAQGRVLAWNGPEAPPDILDTDYIRAHQNGGDKMFVGAPQRSLRQSNEWSIDISLGARDYRGELTHVVAIKVALEHLLRIFDDLGMPQDTNIMITNLDGLIYLIAPDAEELIGHTFTSIAKDKEKQSGEQSETYSNVSNIRGQKMLAGRTRVRHFPLQAFAAIPMDTALASWYRHALLYGGASVAMAFIVSTMGALLVRGQLKLNRQARELALAANTDMLTGALNRRAFMVAADREFAREKRSGAPLSCVMIDLDHFKMINDTYGHTAGDLTLNSAAQFIMSRLRESDLFCRYGGEEFLLLLPDTNQDGAAVVAEELRKGLAGLRLENTNKCFFITASFGLAEKLPADTSVVEMLIRADQALYRAKNEGRNRVCRASNSLATPKGDEAAKWSADF; encoded by the coding sequence GTGAACGCAAACCTCGACATCCACAATTCCAAGGGACAGACCGTGCTGGTCTTACTGGTCGCAGGTTGTCTCACGCTGGGTATGATCGTCTCGTCCGTCATCATGGCCGTGACCAACTATCACACGACCCTCACCCTGGCTCGCGAAAACACTCGTTTCATCTCCAGCCTGATGGCCGCCGAAATCGGCATGGTCTTAGTCGATCTTGAAGGACGCCTCAGAGAGATCGGCACCCTCATCCAGACTCTTTCCGACGTACGTCCTGGCGAAAAACAACATCAATGGGACAATCTCATTCATACCATCCGGGCACGGGAACCATACGCCCACGGCGTGGTGGTTACAGACGCCCAAGGGCGTGTCCTGGCATGGAACGGACCGGAGGCTCCGCCGGATATACTGGACACGGACTACATCCGGGCTCACCAGAACGGCGGCGACAAGATGTTCGTAGGTGCGCCGCAGCGCAGCCTGCGGCAGTCCAACGAGTGGAGCATCGACATCAGTCTGGGGGCACGCGACTACCGGGGCGAGCTGACCCATGTCGTGGCCATCAAGGTCGCCCTGGAACACCTGCTGCGCATCTTCGACGATCTCGGCATGCCGCAGGACACCAACATCATGATCACGAACCTGGACGGTCTGATCTACCTCATTGCCCCCGACGCGGAGGAACTGATCGGCCACACTTTTACGTCGATCGCGAAAGACAAGGAAAAGCAAAGCGGCGAACAAAGTGAAACATATAGCAACGTTTCAAACATACGGGGACAGAAAATGCTGGCGGGCAGAACCCGGGTCAGGCATTTTCCCCTGCAGGCCTTTGCCGCCATCCCCATGGATACAGCCCTGGCCTCCTGGTACCGCCACGCTCTGCTCTACGGAGGGGCGTCGGTTGCCATGGCGTTCATCGTCTCGACCATGGGCGCGCTCCTCGTGCGCGGCCAGCTCAAGCTCAATCGACAGGCGCGGGAACTGGCCTTAGCCGCAAACACGGACATGCTCACCGGAGCCTTGAACCGCCGCGCCTTCATGGTGGCCGCCGATCGGGAATTCGCAAGAGAGAAGCGAAGCGGCGCCCCCCTTTCCTGCGTCATGATCGACCTGGATCATTTCAAAATGATCAACGACACTTACGGGCACACCGCCGGGGACCTCACCCTGAATTCCGCAGCCCAATTCATCATGTCCAGGCTTCGCGAATCGGATCTTTTCTGCCGCTACGGCGGGGAAGAGTTCCTCTTGCTCCTGCCGGACACGAATCAGGACGGGGCGGCCGTGGTGGCAGAGGAACTGCGCAAGGGTTTGGCGGGCCTGAGGCTGGAAAACACCAACAAATGCTTCTTCATCACCGCGAGCTTCGGATTGGCGGAGAAGCTGCCCGCCGACACCTCCGTGGTAGAGATGCTGATCCGCGCGGACCAGGCGTTGTACCGGGCCAAGAACGAAGGGCGCAACCGTGTATGCCGAGCTTCGAACTCTTTGGCCACTCCGAAAGGCGACGAAGCGGCCAAGTGGTCAGCGGATTTCTAG
- a CDS encoding type 1 glutamine amidotransferase domain-containing protein produces MKLKDQKVLMFVDHIFEDMELLYPYYRLIEEGAEVVVAGPEAGIVYTGKNGYPFKSTAAIADQQAKDFDLLIVAGGFAPDKLRRDPKVLELTRQMHEAGKIVAHICHGGWIPISAGIMKGFTCTSTPGIKDDLVNAGATWIDKEVVVDRNQISARKPDDLPAFCRAIIAQAAK; encoded by the coding sequence ATGAAATTGAAAGACCAGAAAGTCCTGATGTTTGTGGATCACATCTTTGAAGACATGGAGCTTCTCTACCCATACTATCGCCTGATCGAAGAAGGCGCCGAAGTGGTCGTCGCCGGGCCCGAGGCGGGGATCGTCTACACAGGCAAAAACGGGTATCCTTTCAAATCCACTGCCGCCATCGCGGACCAGCAGGCCAAGGACTTCGACCTGCTGATCGTCGCCGGCGGATTCGCCCCCGACAAGCTCAGACGTGACCCAAAGGTTCTGGAGCTCACTCGCCAAATGCACGAAGCCGGAAAAATAGTCGCCCACATCTGTCACGGCGGATGGATTCCGATCTCCGCAGGGATCATGAAAGGCTTCACCTGCACGTCCACCCCCGGCATCAAGGATGACCTGGTAAACGCCGGCGCTACGTGGATCGACAAGGAAGTTGTCGTGGACCGGAATCAGATATCCGCGCGAAAGCCTGATGATCTGCCCGCATTTTGCCGGGCCATCATAGCACAGGCCGCGAAATAG